From Microtus pennsylvanicus isolate mMicPen1 chromosome 10, mMicPen1.hap1, whole genome shotgun sequence, one genomic window encodes:
- the Rgs16 gene encoding regulator of G-protein signaling 16, whose amino-acid sequence MCRTLATFPNSCLERAKEFKTRLGIFLHKSELSSDTGGVNKFEWASKHSKERIFSEDVLGWRESFDLLLSSKNGVAAFHAFLKTEFSEENLEFWLACEEFKKIRSATKLATRAHRIFDQYICSEAPKEVNIDHETRELTRINLQAPTASCFDVAQGKTRTLMEKDSYPRFLKSPAYRDLAAQTSVASSTSTSSSSPAEPSHS is encoded by the exons ATGTGCCGCACCCTGGCTACCTTCCCTAACTCCTGCCTGGAGAG AGCCAAAGAGTTCAAGACGCGTCTGGGGATCTTTCTCCATAAATCGGAGCTGAGCTCCGATACTGGTGGTGTTAACAAGTTCGAGTGGGCCAGTAAACATAGCAAAGAGAG AATCTTCTCGGAAGATGTTCTGGGATGGAGAGAGTCCTTTGATCTGTTGCTGAGCAGCAAGA ATGGAGTGGCTGCCTTCCACGCTTTCCTAAAGACTGAGTTCAGCGAGGAGAATCTGGAGTTCTGGCTGGCCTGCGAGGAGTTCAAGAAGATCCGATCAGCCACCAAACTGGCCACCAGGGCTCACCGCATCTTTGACCAGTACATTTGCAGCGAAGCCCCTAAAGAG GTGAACATAGACCATGAGACCCGCGAGCTGACAAGGATAAATCTTCAGGCCCCCACTGCCAGTTGCTTCGATGTGGCTCAGGGGAAGACTCGCACCCTGATGGAGAAGGACTCCTATCCGCGCTTCCTCAAGTCACCTGCTTACCGGGACCTGGCCGCCCAAACCTCAGTCGCCTCCTCCACCTCTACATCCAGCAGCAGCCCAGCTGAGCCTTCACACAGTTGA